The DNA region CAAAAACAAGGCTGTGTTCCCTTAAAGGCGCCATTGATTTAAAGTAATCTAAAACGGGTCCACCGTTCATCATGCCGGCTGTTGCAAGTATGATCTTTGACTCGCTTGAATCCATTATCTCCTCACGCTGCTTCTTTGTTTCAACCTGCTTAAATATATCGCTTAAAAATGGATTGTCCCTTTTTACCATTATCTGCTCCCTTAGATCCTTGTTTAAATACTCTGGATATGCGGCATGTATTGCGGTTGCCTCCATGATCATGCCCTCAAGGTAAACGTTTGTCCTTGGTATTATGTTCCTTTTTACCGCATCCTCGATTACAAGCATGACCTCCTGGCTCCTGCCGACTGCAAATACAGGAATTAAAACAGAGCCGCCCCTCTCAAAAGTTCTGTTTATTACATCTGTGAGTATCTCCCCGGCCCTTGACCTTGTATATGTGTAATCATCCCTGCCGGCATACGTGGACTCTATCATAAAGGTTTCGACCCTTGGAAATCTGTTAACGGCAGGATTGAAAAGCCATGTCTTTTCAAACTTTTGATCGCCGCTCAAAACAATGTTGTAAAGACCATCGCCTATGTGCAAATGTACTGAGGCGGATCCAAGTATATGCCCGGCATTGTATAATGTAAGTCTGACATCCGGTGTTATATCCGTTGTTTCATTGTATTTTAATGCTATTGTATGCTTTAACATTTCCCTTATATGCTTTGATTCGTATGATATTTTATGACCCTCTGAATGCGCAACCTTTATGTAGTCATTTTGAAGCAAAGCAGCAAGATCCCTTGTTGGCGCTGTTGTGTATAATGGCCCATCATAGCCATATTTATAGAGAAGCGGAACAAGGCCTGAATGATCAAGGTGGGCATGCGTTAAAATTACGGCATCAAGTGAAGAAAACGGCTGTATTTCAGGAACGTAAAGATATGGCGCCTCCTCCCATGGATGATCAGGATCATTGACGTTTATCATTCCGCAGTCAACAAGTATCTTTGAATTGTTTGTTGATATTAACGTTGCACTCCTGCCAACCTCACGGTGGCCGCCAAGTGCTGTTATCCTTATCCATGTCTCGCCTGGCATAACCGGGGTTGTTAATTTTATTCCAAGATTGTGAAGGAATTCCTTCCTTTCCTTTTTGACGCTCCTTAAAAATTCGCGCATCTCCTTTACCGTTCTTGAGTACATTGGAGGTGCCCTTACAATCCTTGGAGACCACTTTGTCCTTGATTTTATGTTGACCATGACCTCCTGGTTTCTTGTAACTATTGATGGTTCATCAAGTTCTATTACGGCCTCGCCAGTGTCGGGCTCAAAATATATATCCTTTAATCCGGCCTCGTCAGGTATTATTTCCTTTATAAGCTTTTCCGCAGTATCCTCGTCAAGCATTATGCTTGGATCCGGTCTTACAGCTATCCTCCTTCTAAGTTCCTGCGCTATCTGCCTTGCTATATCATCCCTCTTTGAGAACAGCTCCTCATCCTTTGTGTATACAACTATTGTTGGCCCCTCGTAATCGACCTCGCTGATCTTGTTATCCGGATAAAGCCTGTCAAATATAGCCTTGGCTTCAGATAAGTAATCACGAAAAGACATTTCTGCACCCTAAAAAATTTCTAAAAATTTTATAATTGAAGCTTTAATTTCTTTAACCTTGAGAGTATCTCATCCTCGGATAGATAATAAAAGCCCTTTTTTGGATCTACAACGCCAAGCTGAAGCATGTTTCCAGAGGCGGAATCACGCTGCTTTGCGGCACTTATTGCCTTTATCACAAGGTTTATGCCATCATCTAATGACATGTTTTTCTGGTATTCTGCCTCAAGGACACCGTAGACAAATGGAGATCCTGATCCGGTGCTTGCATATATGTCCTCAACTGAGCCACCGGCTGCGTCTATCGAGAATATATGTGGCTTTGTATCATAGCCCCCAACAAGGAGCTGAACCATGTAAGGATAGAACTTTGTCTGGTTTAGCATGTTTGATAGCAACGTTGCAGCCGCATCAATTGGCATGCTGACCTTTCTCTGAACGCGATACAGTTCCATTTCTGCCTTCATATACCTTACCAGTACCTGTGCATCACCGACAAGGCCTGCTATGGTCATTGCAGCGTAATTATCTATCTGATAAAGCTTCTGAGCGTTTTTATTTGATATGAAATTTTCCATTGTTGCCCTGCTGTCAGTTCCCATGATAACGTAATCCCCGGCTGTAATACCAACCGTTGTTGTACCTGTTTTTAATACCTCCATACTAACACTTCCTGTGATTTTTATAAAACAAAAATCGCTTGCAATACCTAAATCATAAAAGATTATTAAATTTTTTCTTAAAAAGTTAAAAAATCAAAATTTATAAAATTTATTTACCCTTTTTACCGCGTTCCACTGCAAATAATGCTATGAAGATCACTGCTATAACTGCCAGTATGCCCATTATTGCATAGTCTATTACTGGTGTAACATCCTTTGTAACCTTCTGTGTAACTGTTACCTTCTTTGTTACTGTATGCGTTACAACGTAGGATGGAACCAGATAGAAGTGCTCTACTGTTGTTGGATCCGTTCCATTTTTGTACGTTATTGTTAATGTTACCTCTGTTACTATTGAAACGTTTGGCGCATTGTATGTTAATGAGTATGATCCAGATGATCCTGTGCTGGCCGATGTTATCGATACTTTTCCTATGTTAACGCTAACATTGAATGGTACATCGGATGCATATGGACCTGCCATTGAGTCATATGTTGAATTTACGAACATTGTGTATGTGTTGTTTGCCGGTAAGATCTGAACACCGTTGTATATTGTTGAGCCCTGTATGTATGCATTTACCACCGGGTGGTTCAGTGGATGTAACGTTGAATTGTAATGGAATTCATCTGCCCATACGTATGTCTGATTTACATAGTTTGCTCCCCAGACACCTATTTCGAATTCATCGAATGGTATTATATACTTTGACGTGTATGACATGCCCTCAAATGAGGCCACGGAGCCATTTACCATAACCGGCTTGTATAATCCGGTAGATAGATTTGCCATTGCAACTCCGCTGGCATTCGTTGTTAATGTTATCTCAGGCATTGATGTTGATCCGAAGTACTGGTTTGGATTGAATCCGTTGCCGAGTCCACCTATGAAGTATCCACGGTTTGCACCAAGTGCATTCTGTGCCGTTAATGTTACCTTGTATCCTGGTACAGGCTTTGAGCCGTTCATTACTGTTACCATTATTGTTGAAACTCCGTTGTACGAAGTAACCTGGTTCATTACATTTACCTTTATGTTGTAATGATTTGTCTGGTTTGTTACCATTACTGGCATCTCGAATGGCTGGACAACACCAAAGCCGCTTGGATTAAATGACGATGTTACCTCTCCGAGAACATCGTAAGGTGCCTCGCCTGATAATGGTGCTCCTGCGGCGTAATCTCCTATGAATATGTATTCTTCAGAGTATTCTCCGTTTAATTTGAAGTTAAAGTCTGGATTTACCTTAAGCATCAATGTTATGTTTCCGGTGCTGTTTGTCACTCCTGATATCTCTGTTAGATTCGTTGACATTATTGGCGCACCTGTGCTGTTAAGGCCGACTATTACACCGTATGGCCATATAGATGTCACGTTCTTTACTATTTCATTGCCGTAGGCCTTTGCCATTATTGAGGCATTTAGGACCTGTACAGTGTATGCATATCCCGATACCGGTTTATCCGTCATTGGATTTACTATTGTTATATTAAACATCCTGTAGCCAGTGCCATTTATTAACTCGGGTAAATTCGATGTCTTGTATGCTATTGCATATGGCAGCACATCTATATCAGTGTAACCTATACCGCTTACAGCATTGGACATTGTTGCCGATGCAGATACGTTTATGGTTGATAAATAGTCATTTGTGTATATAAGATCATTCTGTGGAAGAACCTTGAATTCAAACCTGTACTGTCCAAGTGAGTTTGTTGTTCCACTGTACGATGTTATATTTAATAATGCACCCTGCGGGTTGTATCCTATAACAACATTTGCGCCTGATACTGGCTGGCCAAACTGGTTTCTTACCTGTATCGTTATGTTTCCATACTGGCCATTCAAGAATATTCTGTGTGTATTAAATACAGAGACCTCAAGCTGCTGCTCAACCTTCTTTGGAACCTTTACGACCGGAACAACAACCCTCTTATGCAGTGAGAAGAAGTTCCAGTACCAGAAGCCACCTATACCAAGTGTATCCTTAACTATGCCTGTGTATGTTGCATTGTTTATTGGTATTAAATCAACGCCGTATCCAAGGTTTATCAATGTTGATTCGTTTGCACCTATGAACTGTATTGTATCGCCTATTTTTACTGACTGGGCCACACTAACAGTTGAAAGCATTTTTGTTACAAGGTTATTCATCAGGTTTGTCATGTAAGTTGTGTTTCTCAATGATCCATTGTAATACATTGATGTAAACGGACCCAAATAGAAACCGGTTCCTATGCCAGTTGTATCGTATGTATCCTCAAAGAAGCCAACAGGATTTGAAACTATTCCTGATATACCAAGTGATATAACATTAAATGTATTCGGCGTGCTTGGTGTTAAACCAACAAGGTTTGATACCAGCGTTGTGAATGATTCCTGCTTGACGGTTGTCGGTATTCCTATTGAATCCCATGATTTTGCTATGACCTCTGCGCCTTCAACACCAAGTGGATCCTCACTTGCAACGGTTATCTGTATTGTTGCCGTTACAGGCTTTCCATGATAAAGCCAGTTACCTGCGCTATCCTTGCTAAATCCAGGTATCTTTGATATCATGTTATATGCCAGTGTTGGGTTATATGGATATGTTGGCACATTTGAATCATGGTAAAGTGCATCTGATGTTGGCACAATTGATGCTCCGGGTGTTGCGTAACCCTCATCTATAACGCTTGCTATGTACTGTTTGTTTACTGCATAGTTTAATGCCTGCCTGAACTGTGTTATATTATAAGGTGCATCAGCCTTGTACGAGTTTATCTGCATGTAGCCGTAACCGGTACCTGGCTTTTCATATATATATGTATTTGGTATTGTCTTTAACGTTGGCAAAAACGTTGGTGGTGGTGGTAACATTATTGAATAGATCTCACCCTTCGCCATTGCAGATACAGCCGGAGAATATGATGCAAAGTAGATATCCTTTATTGAGTATATCTTAGGTGTGTACTGCTTTAATGATGAGTTGTACTGTACAAAGTAATGTGGATTTACATATAATTGCCAGTAATCACTTGGAAGCCAGACACCGTGTGGCATTCCATATCCGGCATACATCATGAATGGCCCGGATCCAACAAGTCCCGGTGCATAGCCGGTTGTCGGATTCCATCCAAGATTCCAGGCATTATATGATTCCGAAGCGGGAAGATTCGGTGTGTAGTTCCAGAGACCTGGTGTTGATGCATAATCATGCTTTACCCATATATGATATGGCAATATCGGTGTTTCAAGTGTATCGAGTACAAATATACTGCTCTGTCCAGACATTAAGAATTCAACTGTTAGGTTATTAACAGGTATTATATTTACAACATCATAGTACTCTCCGGAGTAATCCTGTGATTCATTTAATATTTCCCATGAAAGTATAAAGTCTGCAGCCTGAACATAGTATGTCTTCATTTTCATCGATTTGAATAATGTGTAGTTATGATATACCTTCTGACCTGTTTCTGGATTATAATAGTATGTGTGGTTTGAGAAGCAGTATGTGTCATTTGCATTCTGTGGTGTCCAGTCCTGCCACTGTACACCAGGTCTTATATGGACAGTCCATATGTATTTAACAGGCTCATTCTGAAGTGTAAATGGTGAGAATGCCGTCATGTTTGCAGGTGCCTTTGATTCTGACCATGATGTTGCAAGCCATGGTGATATTGATTCATTTGGCAGGAAGTTTGTGGCCGAATCATATATCTCATCAAGAAGCATGAAATCACAAACCGTGCTTGCGTCCCAGATGTTTATATAGTTTATGTTTCCAATCTCTCCTATCTTATATGTACCATTTGTATATCCAGGTTCCTGCATTGTTGTGGTCGGATATGTATATGGTGCTGGACCTGCATTCTTTGCCACGGCTGGCGCTGATGTCTGCCCTGGAATTGCTGCTCCAAAACCCTCTGCAACAAATATCAGGGAGACTATCAGAACCGCTGCTATTAACATATACTTTTTAAACTTTTTTCGATAGTCACTTTCTGACATTATATGTTAATTAAAAAAACAATATTTAAATCTTTTTCTAATACATATATACTTTTCATATAAATTTAAAAGGAATCTACTATAGTAATTATAAAAAACTAATTAGAAATGCAAAAATTATATATATTAGTCCAATACCTATATATATAAGTGTCATTATTAATTGCTGTTTATAAATATAGTTAAGATCACCTTCATTAAATGGCAGACCTGTTCTAAAAACGTCCTTTATATATGATTTTGCACCAAAGCTTGACCAGGCGCCGCCAAAGATTACTGTTATGCCCGCTATAAAAAGGATTACGGGCATGTAACTGAAGTATTCAAAATGATAAAAAAAGTAAAATGGCAGCGGTATAAGGATTAAAAATAATAATATAAATAGAGGTATTGCAGCGTATTTCAGCCTTGTTTTGTTTATTTCGTTCATCTTATCATTGGTGATATTATCATTTTTAGATCTCTCTGGCTCCAGTTAATCTTTGAATCAAGCTCCTCCGGCGAGAAATGGCACAGATACCAGTGATCGCCTATCCTCTGGTATTCTGGTTTTTCATATTTGCATTTCACCTCACGGTACAAACATCTTTCATAGAAGCGGCAGCCCTTCGGAACATTGATTGCATTGCCTATCTCACCCATGATGCCGATGTTTCCTGGATTCCAGTCTGGTGTTGGTACAGGAACTGCCCTTATAAGTGCCCTTGTGTATGGATGCTCCGGATTGTTTATTATATCACTGGCCTTTCCATATTCAACGGCAACACCAAGGTACATAACCATTATGTAATCCGATAGATAATAAACAGATGCAATGTCGTGTGAAATGTAAAGCACTGACAGATTTGTTTTGTTCCTTATCTCCTTTAAAAGATTCATGAATCCTGCCCTTAACGAGACATCCAGCATTGATGTTGGCTCATCTGCAACAAGGAATTTAACCCCGCCAAGAACCAGTGCGCGTGCCGTTGCAACCCTCTGCCTTTCACCGCCTGATAGTTCATGAGGATA from Picrophilus oshimae DSM 9789 includes:
- a CDS encoding ABC transporter substrate-binding protein, which codes for MSESDYRKKFKKYMLIAAVLIVSLIFVAEGFGAAIPGQTSAPAVAKNAGPAPYTYPTTTMQEPGYTNGTYKIGEIGNINYINIWDASTVCDFMLLDEIYDSATNFLPNESISPWLATSWSESKAPANMTAFSPFTLQNEPVKYIWTVHIRPGVQWQDWTPQNANDTYCFSNHTYYYNPETGQKVYHNYTLFKSMKMKTYYVQAADFILSWEILNESQDYSGEYYDVVNIIPVNNLTVEFLMSGQSSIFVLDTLETPILPYHIWVKHDYASTPGLWNYTPNLPASESYNAWNLGWNPTTGYAPGLVGSGPFMMYAGYGMPHGVWLPSDYWQLYVNPHYFVQYNSSLKQYTPKIYSIKDIYFASYSPAVSAMAKGEIYSIMLPPPPTFLPTLKTIPNTYIYEKPGTGYGYMQINSYKADAPYNITQFRQALNYAVNKQYIASVIDEGYATPGASIVPTSDALYHDSNVPTYPYNPTLAYNMISKIPGFSKDSAGNWLYHGKPVTATIQITVASEDPLGVEGAEVIAKSWDSIGIPTTVKQESFTTLVSNLVGLTPSTPNTFNVISLGISGIVSNPVGFFEDTYDTTGIGTGFYLGPFTSMYYNGSLRNTTYMTNLMNNLVTKMLSTVSVAQSVKIGDTIQFIGANESTLINLGYGVDLIPINNATYTGIVKDTLGIGGFWYWNFFSLHKRVVVPVVKVPKKVEQQLEVSVFNTHRIFLNGQYGNITIQVRNQFGQPVSGANVVIGYNPQGALLNITSYSGTTNSLGQYRFEFKVLPQNDLIYTNDYLSTINVSASATMSNAVSGIGYTDIDVLPYAIAYKTSNLPELINGTGYRMFNITIVNPMTDKPVSGYAYTVQVLNASIMAKAYGNEIVKNVTSIWPYGVIVGLNSTGAPIMSTNLTEISGVTNSTGNITLMLKVNPDFNFKLNGEYSEEYIFIGDYAAGAPLSGEAPYDVLGEVTSSFNPSGFGVVQPFEMPVMVTNQTNHYNIKVNVMNQVTSYNGVSTIMVTVMNGSKPVPGYKVTLTAQNALGANRGYFIGGLGNGFNPNQYFGSTSMPEITLTTNASGVAMANLSTGLYKPVMVNGSVASFEGMSYTSKYIIPFDEFEIGVWGANYVNQTYVWADEFHYNSTLHPLNHPVVNAYIQGSTIYNGVQILPANNTYTMFVNSTYDSMAGPYASDVPFNVSVNIGKVSITSASTGSSGSYSLTYNAPNVSIVTEVTLTITYKNGTDPTTVEHFYLVPSYVVTHTVTKKVTVTQKVTKDVTPVIDYAIMGILAVIAVIFIALFAVERGKKGK
- the psmB gene encoding archaeal proteasome endopeptidase complex subunit beta is translated as MEVLKTGTTTVGITAGDYVIMGTDSRATMENFISNKNAQKLYQIDNYAAMTIAGLVGDAQVLVRYMKAEMELYRVQRKVSMPIDAAATLLSNMLNQTKFYPYMVQLLVGGYDTKPHIFSIDAAGGSVEDIYASTGSGSPFVYGVLEAEYQKNMSLDDGINLVIKAISAAKQRDSASGNMLQLGVVDPKKGFYYLSEDEILSRLKKLKLQL
- a CDS encoding beta-CASP ribonuclease aCPSF1, yielding MSFRDYLSEAKAIFDRLYPDNKISEVDYEGPTIVVYTKDEELFSKRDDIARQIAQELRRRIAVRPDPSIMLDEDTAEKLIKEIIPDEAGLKDIYFEPDTGEAVIELDEPSIVTRNQEVMVNIKSRTKWSPRIVRAPPMYSRTVKEMREFLRSVKKERKEFLHNLGIKLTTPVMPGETWIRITALGGHREVGRSATLISTNNSKILVDCGMINVNDPDHPWEEAPYLYVPEIQPFSSLDAVILTHAHLDHSGLVPLLYKYGYDGPLYTTAPTRDLAALLQNDYIKVAHSEGHKISYESKHIREMLKHTIALKYNETTDITPDVRLTLYNAGHILGSASVHLHIGDGLYNIVLSGDQKFEKTWLFNPAVNRFPRVETFMIESTYAGRDDYTYTRSRAGEILTDVINRTFERGGSVLIPVFAVGRSQEVMLVIEDAVKRNIIPRTNVYLEGMIMEATAIHAAYPEYLNKDLREQIMVKRDNPFLSDIFKQVETKKQREEIMDSSESKIILATAGMMNGGPVLDYFKSMAPLREHSLVFVGYQADGTLGRYIQSGAKNVTLTDNGKPVKIDINMSVETAEGFSGHSNKAQLLNYIATMQPKPQRILVNHGDGDKCYEFSRLIRSKFGIDAISLKNLETVRVY